A window of the Stigmatella aurantiaca genome harbors these coding sequences:
- a CDS encoding sodium:solute symporter: MTLLDWLVLVGTTAFIVGWGLWRSRGESRTAEGFLRGSQDLRWPTIGLSVMATQASAITFLSVPGQAYEDGMRFVQFYFGLPIAMVIISAVFVPIYYRLNVLTAYEYLESRFDLKTRLLGALLFLIQRGLASGITIYAPSIILSAIFGWPLEPTIVGMGALVILYTVTGGSKAVSQTQKQQMVVMLGGMAVAALVIVWRLPEHVSFSRAVDVAGALGRMNVVSFDFDFQDRYNFWSGITGGLFLSLSYFGTDQSQVGRYLTGRSVAESRLGLLFNGVLKIPMQFLILFVGLLVFVFYQFTAPPLLFNQPLRSRVQATAQAGEFAALEEKWLQVQEQKRAEADRYVAAREAGDPAAEAGARERLQAAARTAETVRKEAKAVVSRALPGSETKDSDYIFISFVKDWMPSGLVGLLITVILAAAMSSIASELNALGATTTVDFYRRLLRRDATDRQVLVASKLFTVLWGLVAVAFASFASLLDNLIQAVNILGSLFYGTVLGLFLVAFFLRHVRGNAVFVAALLSQGMVLGLFAFSSIGYLWFNVIGCALTVVLGVILQAFMPRVRHSS, from the coding sequence GTGACACTGCTCGACTGGCTGGTTCTCGTTGGAACAACGGCGTTCATCGTGGGGTGGGGGCTCTGGCGGTCGCGCGGCGAGAGCCGCACCGCGGAGGGCTTTCTGCGGGGGAGCCAGGACCTGCGCTGGCCCACCATTGGCCTGTCCGTCATGGCCACGCAGGCAAGCGCCATCACCTTCCTCTCCGTCCCGGGCCAGGCCTACGAGGACGGGATGCGCTTCGTGCAGTTCTACTTCGGTTTGCCGATCGCGATGGTGATCATCAGCGCCGTCTTCGTCCCCATCTACTACCGGCTGAATGTCCTCACCGCCTACGAGTACCTGGAGTCGCGCTTCGACCTGAAGACCCGCCTGCTCGGCGCGCTCCTCTTCCTCATCCAGCGGGGACTGGCCTCCGGCATCACCATCTACGCGCCGTCCATCATCCTCTCGGCCATCTTCGGCTGGCCGCTGGAGCCCACCATCGTGGGCATGGGCGCCCTGGTCATTCTCTACACCGTGACGGGGGGCTCCAAGGCCGTCAGCCAGACGCAGAAGCAGCAGATGGTGGTCATGCTCGGGGGCATGGCGGTGGCGGCCCTTGTCATCGTATGGCGGCTGCCCGAGCACGTCTCCTTCTCGCGGGCCGTCGATGTCGCGGGGGCCCTGGGCCGGATGAACGTGGTCAGCTTCGATTTCGACTTCCAGGACCGCTACAACTTCTGGTCGGGCATCACCGGCGGGCTGTTCCTGTCCCTGTCGTACTTTGGAACGGACCAGTCCCAGGTGGGCCGCTACCTGACGGGGCGCTCGGTCGCGGAGAGCCGCCTCGGGCTGCTCTTCAACGGCGTGCTGAAGATCCCGATGCAGTTCCTGATCCTCTTCGTCGGGCTCCTGGTCTTCGTGTTCTATCAGTTCACCGCGCCGCCGCTGCTCTTCAACCAGCCCCTGCGCTCCCGGGTTCAGGCGACCGCGCAGGCGGGGGAGTTCGCCGCCCTGGAGGAGAAGTGGCTCCAGGTGCAGGAGCAGAAGCGCGCCGAGGCGGACCGCTACGTGGCGGCGCGGGAGGCCGGAGACCCTGCCGCGGAGGCGGGCGCGCGCGAGCGGCTCCAGGCCGCCGCCCGGACGGCCGAGACGGTCCGCAAGGAGGCCAAGGCCGTGGTCTCCCGGGCCCTGCCGGGCAGCGAGACGAAGGACTCGGATTACATCTTCATCTCGTTCGTGAAGGACTGGATGCCCAGCGGGCTCGTGGGGCTGCTCATCACCGTCATCCTGGCGGCGGCGATGAGCTCGATTGCCAGCGAGCTCAACGCCCTGGGCGCGACGACCACGGTCGACTTCTACCGGCGGCTCCTCCGCCGCGATGCGACCGACCGGCAGGTGCTCGTGGCCTCCAAGCTGTTCACCGTGCTCTGGGGCCTGGTCGCGGTCGCCTTCGCGAGCTTCGCCTCGCTGCTCGACAACCTCATCCAGGCGGTCAACATCCTGGGCTCGCTCTTCTACGGGACCGTGCTGGGCCTGTTCCTCGTGGCCTTCTTCCTCCGGCACGTGCGTGGGAATGCGGTCTTCGTCGCCGCGCTCCTCTCCCAGGGCATGGTGCTCGGCCTCTTCGCGTTCTCCTCCATTGGCTATCTCTGGTTCAATGTCATCGGCTGTGCGCTGACCGTCGTCCTCGGAGTGATTCTCCAGGCCTTCATGCCCCGGGTCCGGCACAGCTCCTAG